From one Novosphingobium sp. genomic stretch:
- a CDS encoding MATE family efflux transporter, with protein MTLHIANPQRALAARVIWALALPAMLTNIATALFGLADMWVIGRLGDAAAQGGVELGARFMTSLLVVFNFLRTGTTALSAQAGGRGDAAEQSATLARAALLAGGIALLLVALYPWIAAPALGWLGARGDLAVLAGAYVARRYGAVPAALLNGALTGWLVGQRQVRGVLAAEVGANIAHIALDLLLVLVFHWGVTGVASASLLSEWLKFAFLLGLALRQGAWAGLRGSSALLADTKAFHRLLALNRDLFLRTLLLTGVMLEFTRMGAKAGAVTLAANGILFQMFMLSALILDGFETAAQVLCGEALGQGDASAFRAAVRANLRWGLAMGLAVSLIYAVAGPAIAASFTLNPAVRAEAMRFAPWAAALPLLGVSSFVMDGIFVGAGWARAMFGTMAASFALFNAALWCAAPWGNSGLWLSFCLLFVARAGGQALCLPGLVHKQLGQQKPEHNA; from the coding sequence ATGACACTCCACATCGCAAACCCGCAGCGCGCTCTGGCCGCGCGCGTGATCTGGGCGCTGGCGCTGCCGGCCATGCTCACCAACATCGCCACGGCGCTGTTCGGGCTGGCCGATATGTGGGTGATCGGGCGGTTGGGCGATGCCGCTGCTCAGGGCGGGGTGGAGCTGGGCGCGCGTTTCATGACCTCGCTGCTGGTGGTGTTCAACTTTCTGCGCACCGGCACCACCGCGCTCAGCGCTCAGGCGGGCGGGCGCGGGGATGCCGCCGAACAATCCGCCACGCTGGCCCGCGCCGCGCTGCTGGCGGGTGGCATCGCGCTGCTGCTGGTGGCGCTTTATCCGTGGATCGCGGCGCCGGCGCTGGGCTGGCTGGGCGCGCGGGGCGATCTGGCGGTGCTGGCGGGGGCCTATGTGGCGCGGCGCTATGGCGCGGTGCCCGCTGCTTTGCTCAATGGCGCGCTGACCGGCTGGCTGGTCGGGCAGCGGCAGGTGCGCGGCGTGCTGGCCGCCGAGGTCGGCGCTAACATCGCGCATATTGCGCTCGATCTGCTGCTGGTGCTGGTGTTCCACTGGGGGGTGACCGGCGTGGCCAGCGCCTCGCTGCTGTCGGAATGGCTGAAATTCGCCTTTCTTCTGGGTCTGGCGCTGAGGCAGGGGGCTTGGGCAGGGCTGCGCGGCAGCAGCGCGCTGCTGGCCGACACCAAGGCCTTCCACCGCCTGCTGGCGCTCAACCGAGACCTGTTTCTGCGCACATTGCTGCTGACCGGCGTGATGCTGGAGTTCACCCGCATGGGCGCGAAGGCCGGGGCGGTGACTCTGGCCGCCAATGGCATCCTGTTCCAGATGTTCATGCTCTCCGCCCTGATCCTCGATGGTTTCGAGACCGCCGCCCAGGTGCTCTGCGGCGAGGCGCTGGGGCAGGGCGATGCTTCGGCCTTTCGCGCCGCTGTGCGGGCCAATCTGCGCTGGGGGCTGGCGATGGGGCTGGCCGTCAGCCTGATCTATGCCGTGGCCGGTCCCGCCATCGCAGCCAGCTTCACCCTCAACCCGGCCGTGCGCGCCGAGGCCATGCGTTTCGCGCCATGGGCCGCTGCCCTGCCGCTGCTGGGGGTTAGCTCCTTCGTGATGGACGGCATCTTTGTGGGCGCGGGCTGGGCGCGGGCGATGTTTGGCACGATGGCGGCATCCTTCGCGCTGTTCAACGCCGCTTTGTGGTGCGCCGCGCCATGGGGCAACAGCGGCCTGTGGCTGTCCTTCTGCCTGCTCTTCGTGGCGCGGGCGGGGGGACAGGCCCTGTGCCTGCCGGGGCTGGTGCACAAACAGCTTGGACAACAAAAACCGGAGCATAATGCGTGA
- a CDS encoding FUSC family protein, with the protein MRWGPATLYSLKTAAAAFAALGIALAIGLPMPFWAMTTVYITSNPLSGATRSKSIYRVMGTTIGAAVAVAMVPALVNWPALLSLGLASWVGFCLAVSLLDRSPRAYVMMLAGYTAAIIGFSSVDRPEAIFDTAAARVTEITLGIVCITVAHSIFWPLSVGDRLGPRLHGWLDDAEQWMRDAVAGNPDEIADRRRLAVDALDCIALATHVPYDTSHWREATRVVQALLYRMLLLLPLLSGSVDRRAALGDDAVLEEALASTDRWLEAGAPPEVPDYLHMAPPERDWRGLLRESFLVRLTQSATVIAECRQLLARLDNPDVRVPDELVAERIPLKLHTDPGSAVLAGLAAMFALMLICTFWIWTGWVDGAGAAAMTAVFCCLFAALDNPVPAIINFGGSIIASVPVAGVVLFGILPHIETFEMLCLVLLPICLVAGVFMMHPRYGGTATAFMVGFGSGIAITETYTADLARFINTNGGQVVAVAVAVGVTATFRKVSSESAIAVLVKRLHADLAVLAGARTPPDPNRTLVRATDQLALITQRLTDDSDLSVAGLGEVRVALNLVTIQHLRVNAPRAPRVALTRLLRTARDHFATSQPGDAPPPELLGQIDKALRLTLDGPMPLPETAGELIGTGALPHALIVANRAQGRAALVAMRRNLFPAAPAFALEGPSPEVTA; encoded by the coding sequence ATGCGCTGGGGCCCGGCCACACTCTATTCCCTCAAGACCGCCGCGGCGGCCTTTGCCGCGCTGGGCATTGCCTTGGCGATCGGCCTGCCCATGCCCTTCTGGGCGATGACCACCGTCTACATCACCAGCAACCCCCTGTCGGGCGCGACGCGTTCCAAATCGATCTACCGCGTGATGGGCACGACCATCGGTGCCGCCGTGGCCGTGGCCATGGTGCCCGCGCTGGTGAACTGGCCCGCGCTGCTCAGTCTTGGGCTGGCGAGCTGGGTGGGCTTTTGCCTGGCCGTCTCGCTGCTGGACCGCTCCCCGCGCGCCTATGTGATGATGCTGGCGGGCTACACCGCCGCGATCATCGGCTTTTCCAGCGTCGACCGGCCCGAGGCGATCTTCGACACGGCGGCGGCGCGAGTTACCGAAATCACGCTGGGCATCGTCTGCATCACCGTGGCGCACAGCATCTTCTGGCCGCTGTCGGTGGGCGACCGGCTGGGGCCGCGCCTGCATGGCTGGCTTGACGATGCCGAGCAATGGATGCGCGACGCCGTCGCCGGCAACCCCGACGAGATTGCCGACCGCCGCAGGCTGGCCGTCGATGCGCTGGACTGCATCGCGCTGGCGACGCATGTGCCCTATGACACCTCGCATTGGCGCGAGGCGACGCGGGTGGTGCAGGCGCTGCTGTATCGCATGCTGCTGCTGCTGCCGCTGCTTTCGGGCAGTGTGGACCGCCGCGCGGCGCTGGGCGATGACGCGGTGCTGGAGGAAGCCTTGGCCAGCACCGACCGCTGGCTGGAAGCCGGTGCGCCGCCGGAGGTCCCCGATTATCTGCACATGGCCCCGCCGGAGCGTGACTGGCGTGGCCTGCTGCGCGAAAGCTTTCTGGTGCGGCTGACGCAAAGCGCCACGGTGATCGCCGAGTGCCGCCAACTGCTGGCCAGGCTCGACAACCCCGATGTGCGCGTGCCCGACGAACTGGTGGCAGAGCGTATTCCCCTGAAGCTGCACACCGATCCGGGCTCGGCGGTGCTGGCCGGGCTGGCCGCGATGTTCGCGCTGATGCTGATCTGCACCTTCTGGATCTGGACCGGCTGGGTCGATGGCGCGGGGGCGGCGGCGATGACGGCGGTGTTCTGCTGCCTGTTTGCCGCGCTGGACAATCCGGTGCCCGCGATCATCAACTTCGGCGGCTCGATCATCGCCAGCGTGCCGGTGGCGGGCGTCGTGCTCTTCGGCATCCTGCCACACATCGAAACCTTCGAGATGCTCTGTCTGGTGCTGCTGCCGATCTGTCTGGTGGCGGGCGTCTTCATGATGCATCCGCGTTATGGCGGGACGGCCACGGCCTTCATGGTCGGCTTTGGCAGCGGCATCGCCATCACCGAGACCTATACCGCCGATCTGGCCCGCTTCATCAACACCAATGGCGGGCAGGTGGTGGCCGTGGCCGTGGCGGTGGGCGTGACGGCCACCTTCCGCAAGGTCAGCTCGGAAAGCGCCATCGCCGTGCTGGTGAAGCGCCTGCATGCCGATCTGGCGGTGCTGGCCGGCGCGCGCACGCCGCCTGATCCCAACCGCACTCTGGTGCGCGCCACCGATCAGCTCGCGCTGATCACCCAGCGCCTGACCGATGACAGCGACCTTTCGGTGGCGGGCCTTGGCGAGGTGCGCGTGGCGCTCAATCTGGTGACGATCCAGCATCTGCGGGTCAACGCGCCGCGTGCCCCCCGCGTCGCGCTGACCCGCCTGCTGCGCACCGCGCGCGACCACTTCGCCACCAGCCAGCCCGGCGATGCGCCGCCGCCCGAACTGCTCGGCCAGATCGACAAGGCGCTGCGGCTTACGCTGGATGGCCCGATGCCCTTGCCGGAAACGGCGGGCGAGTTGATCGGGACGGGCGCATTGCCCCATGCCCTGATCGTCGCCAACCGCGCGCAGGGCCGTGCCGCTCTGGTGGCGATGCGCCGCAACCTGTTTCCCGCCGCCCCGGCCTTTGCGCTCGAAGGCCCCAGCCCGGAGGTGACCGCATGA
- a CDS encoding DUF1656 domain-containing protein — MIPEYSFGGVLVATVPVTAFLAFIIALLVHRLLVALRFYRWVWHPVLFDTALFVTIWCLITLYPLPVPQGLLP, encoded by the coding sequence ATGATCCCCGAATATTCCTTTGGCGGCGTGCTGGTCGCCACGGTGCCCGTCACCGCCTTTCTGGCCTTCATCATCGCGCTGCTGGTGCACCGCCTGCTGGTGGCTTTGCGCTTCTATCGCTGGGTCTGGCATCCGGTGCTGTTCGACACGGCGCTCTTCGTCACGATCTGGTGCCTCATCACCCTCTACCCCCTCCCCGTACCGCAAGGACTGCTGCCATGA
- a CDS encoding HlyD family secretion protein: MNAPLSRNLRQAIRVATTGAAVIVAVIGARALWTHYQVDPWTRDGRVRAEVVQVAPDVQGLVTKVYVGNDQLVHRGDVLFEIDRARFELALHQAEVAQQKAGAAVIRAQAAIQSATASVGEARREATRNKGLGELVATETTEQSQTKVAEGEAKLAEARAALAEAQTAVAEAKNARDVAALNLERTRVVAPLDGRLSDLSLRPGNYVAPGKPVLALVDTGSLRIEGYFEETKLPQVHIGQRATVRLMGESRTLTGHVTSIASAIEDHDRSASPNGLPAINPNFSWVRLAQRVPVRIALDNPPADVALISGRTATVTLDQGSKKQQQGQQPEQHQ, from the coding sequence ATGAACGCCCCCCTTTCCCGCAATCTGCGCCAGGCGATCCGCGTCGCCACCACCGGAGCGGCGGTGATCGTGGCGGTGATCGGCGCGCGTGCCCTGTGGACGCATTATCAGGTCGACCCCTGGACCCGCGACGGCCGCGTCCGCGCCGAAGTGGTGCAGGTGGCGCCCGACGTGCAGGGGCTGGTGACCAAGGTCTATGTCGGCAACGACCAGCTTGTGCATCGCGGCGATGTGCTCTTCGAGATCGATCGCGCGCGCTTCGAACTGGCGCTGCATCAGGCCGAGGTGGCGCAGCAGAAGGCGGGCGCCGCCGTGATCCGCGCCCAGGCCGCGATCCAGAGCGCCACCGCCAGCGTCGGTGAAGCCCGTCGCGAGGCCACCCGCAACAAGGGACTGGGCGAACTGGTCGCCACCGAGACCACCGAGCAGAGCCAGACCAAGGTGGCCGAGGGCGAGGCCAAGCTGGCCGAAGCCCGCGCCGCTCTGGCCGAGGCGCAGACGGCGGTGGCCGAAGCGAAGAACGCCCGCGATGTGGCGGCGCTGAATCTGGAGCGGACCCGTGTGGTGGCGCCGCTGGATGGCCGCCTGTCGGACCTCTCGCTGCGTCCCGGCAACTATGTGGCGCCGGGCAAGCCGGTGCTGGCGTTGGTGGACACCGGCTCGCTGCGCATCGAGGGCTATTTCGAGGAAACCAAGCTGCCTCAGGTCCATATCGGCCAGCGCGCCACGGTGCGCCTGATGGGCGAGAGCCGGACGCTGACCGGCCATGTCACCTCCATCGCCTCGGCCATCGAGGATCATGATCGCTCGGCCAGCCCCAATGGCCTGCCCGCGATCAACCCCAACTTCAGTTGGGTGCGTCTGGCGCAGCGCGTGCCGGTGCGTATCGCGCTGGACAATCCGCCCGCCGATGTCGCGCTGATCTCGGGCCGCACCGCCACGGTGACGCTGGATCAGGGCAGCAAGAAGCAGCAGCAAGGGCAGCAGCCGGAGCAGCACCAGTGA
- a CDS encoding efflux transporter outer membrane subunit produces MRRLFSGVALLALAGCGVPPHVAQKPVIENPATQGAFREGDALQQTGAVSRDDLPARWWHLYDDPVLDTLEEQALAANIDLRVAQASLTRARAVSAAAEGQREPDFAASFGVQRARLSGESYLLEEPIPVATLGTASASMSYQIDLFGRIKHSIEAARADEEATEATIGAVKVTLAADVARAYITICGANEDRELAEQALELQGHALDVARRLQAAGRTSTVEVTAAEGRYEQLRALVPVQKARAQAALYRLAYLMGRTPTEYPREAESCNAIPQLKNPLPVGDGAALLRRRPDVRMAERHLAGATARIGVATAELYPSVGIGLSGGSLGFLKDLGQAAANMWSAGGLIRWNIPNAASRAKVRAAGADADAALARFDGVVLGALRETETALNAYAQDRDRTVAIVAAREAADKAADEARRLRAAGRSPLLADIGGRQGALGAKASELSAREGLAHDQVSLFLALGGGW; encoded by the coding sequence GTGAGGCGTCTGTTTTCCGGGGTTGCTCTTCTGGCGCTGGCGGGCTGCGGCGTGCCGCCCCATGTCGCGCAGAAGCCGGTGATCGAGAATCCGGCGACTCAGGGCGCCTTCCGCGAGGGCGATGCCCTGCAGCAGACCGGCGCTGTCTCGCGCGACGATCTGCCCGCCCGCTGGTGGCACCTCTATGACGATCCGGTGCTCGATACGCTGGAGGAACAGGCGCTCGCCGCCAACATCGACCTGCGTGTGGCCCAGGCCAGCCTGACCCGCGCCCGCGCCGTCTCCGCCGCCGCCGAGGGCCAGCGCGAACCCGATTTCGCCGCCAGCTTCGGCGTGCAGCGCGCGCGCCTCTCGGGCGAATCCTATCTGCTGGAAGAGCCCATCCCGGTGGCGACGCTGGGCACGGCCTCGGCCTCCATGTCCTATCAGATCGACCTGTTCGGGCGCATCAAGCACAGCATCGAAGCCGCCCGCGCCGATGAAGAGGCCACCGAGGCAACGATTGGCGCGGTGAAGGTGACTCTGGCCGCGGATGTGGCCCGCGCCTACATCACCATCTGCGGCGCCAATGAGGACCGCGAGCTGGCCGAACAGGCGCTTGAGCTGCAAGGCCACGCGCTGGATGTCGCCAGGCGCCTGCAGGCCGCCGGGCGCACCTCCACGGTGGAGGTGACCGCTGCGGAAGGCCGCTATGAGCAATTGCGCGCCCTTGTACCCGTGCAGAAGGCGCGCGCGCAGGCTGCGCTCTATCGGCTGGCCTATCTGATGGGCCGCACGCCCACCGAATATCCGCGCGAAGCTGAAAGCTGCAACGCCATCCCGCAGCTCAAGAACCCGCTGCCCGTCGGTGATGGCGCTGCCCTGCTGCGCCGCCGCCCCGACGTCCGCATGGCCGAGCGCCATCTGGCAGGCGCCACAGCGCGCATCGGTGTGGCGACGGCGGAATTGTACCCCAGCGTGGGGATCGGCCTCTCGGGCGGCTCGCTGGGCTTCCTGAAGGATCTGGGGCAGGCCGCCGCCAACATGTGGAGCGCGGGCGGCCTGATCCGCTGGAACATCCCCAATGCGGCGTCGCGCGCGAAGGTGCGCGCGGCAGGCGCCGATGCCGATGCCGCTCTGGCGAGGTTCGATGGCGTGGTGCTGGGCGCCCTGCGTGAGACCGAGACGGCGCTCAACGCCTATGCGCAGGACCGCGACCGCACCGTGGCCATCGTGGCCGCGCGCGAGGCGGCGGACAAGGCCGCCGATGAGGCGCGGCGTCTGCGGGCGGCGGGGCGTTCGCCGCTGCTGGCGGATATCGGCGGGCGTCAGGGGGCTCTGGGCGCGAAGGCTTCGGAGCTCAGCGCGCGTGAGGGGCTGGCTCACGATCAGGTGTCGCTGTTTCTGGCGTTGGGTGGGGGTTGGTAA
- the ppdK gene encoding pyruvate, phosphate dikinase, translating into MSDTPYVFKFGNGAISADPRSRDKTVVGGKGANLAEMASIGLPVPAGLTISTEFCAVYNSNGKQFDDSLRAGVADGVKHIEAATGRIFGDTANPLLVSVRSGARVSMPGMMDTVLNLGLNDQTVQGLADGSGNLRFAWDSYRRFIQMYSDVVLGLEHHLFEEALEQAKEDHGFHEDTQLEADHWQALVTIYKQIVADELGRPFPQDVHEQLWGAIGAVFDSWESERAKVYRRLNDIPGGWGTAVNVQAMVFGNMGDTSATGVAFTRDPATGEKAYYGEWLVNAQGEDVVAGIRTPQYLTRQARERAGAKAPSMEEAMPQAYGELAHVFEVLEKHYKDMQDIEFTVERNQLFMLQTRSGKRTAKAALKIAVEMVQEGLIDEKEAILRVDPMALDQLLHPALDPKAVRDNLGKGLPASPGAANGIIALDADTAQQWAERGENVILVRVETSPEDIAGMHAARGVLTARGGMTSHAAVVARGMGRPCVSGMGTLSIDNASRTLRFGARMLKEGDVITIDGSTGDVFAGAVPTIEPELGDDFATLMGWADRHRRMKVRTNAETPEDCRMARVFGAEGIGLCRTEHMFFDAERIPYVRQMILAEDEAGRRSALAHLLPAQREDFRAIFKIMAGLPATIRLLDPPLHEFLPHGDNEFAELSEAIGIGVETLKRRAGELHEFNPMLGHRGCRLAITFPEIYEMQARAIFEAATDVALESGEAIVPEVMIPLVATKREVEILKALIDRTAATVFEEKGKTLDYLVGTMIELPRAALMAGEIAEEARFFSFGTNDLTQTTLGISRDDAARFLGAYVDQGIYPRDPFVSLDIEGVGQLVSLAAERGRKTRPDIKLGICGEHGGDPASIAFCEATGLDYVSASPFRVPIARLAAAQAAIKG; encoded by the coding sequence ATGAGCGATACTCCATACGTATTCAAATTCGGCAATGGCGCCATTTCGGCTGACCCGCGCTCGCGCGACAAGACCGTGGTGGGTGGCAAGGGCGCCAATCTGGCGGAGATGGCCAGCATCGGCCTGCCGGTGCCTGCGGGTCTGACGATCAGCACCGAATTTTGCGCGGTCTACAACAGCAACGGCAAGCAGTTCGACGACTCGCTGCGCGCGGGCGTCGCCGATGGCGTGAAACACATCGAAGCCGCCACGGGGCGCATCTTCGGCGACACCGCCAATCCGCTGCTGGTCTCGGTCCGCTCGGGCGCGCGTGTGTCGATGCCGGGCATGATGGACACGGTGCTCAATCTGGGCCTCAACGACCAGACGGTGCAGGGGCTGGCCGATGGCTCGGGCAATCTGCGTTTCGCGTGGGATTCGTATCGCCGCTTCATCCAGATGTACTCGGACGTCGTGCTGGGTCTGGAGCACCATCTCTTCGAGGAAGCGCTGGAGCAGGCCAAGGAAGACCATGGCTTCCACGAAGACACCCAGCTTGAGGCCGATCACTGGCAGGCCCTCGTCACGATCTACAAGCAGATCGTGGCCGATGAGCTGGGTCGTCCCTTCCCTCAGGATGTGCATGAGCAGCTGTGGGGCGCGATCGGCGCCGTCTTCGACAGCTGGGAGAGCGAGCGCGCCAAGGTCTACCGCCGGTTGAACGACATTCCCGGTGGCTGGGGCACCGCCGTCAATGTGCAGGCGATGGTCTTCGGCAATATGGGCGACACCAGCGCCACCGGCGTCGCATTCACGCGTGACCCGGCCACCGGCGAAAAGGCCTATTACGGCGAATGGCTGGTCAACGCGCAGGGCGAGGATGTGGTGGCGGGCATCCGCACGCCCCAGTACCTCACCAGGCAGGCGCGCGAGCGTGCCGGTGCCAAGGCGCCGAGCATGGAAGAGGCCATGCCCCAGGCCTATGGCGAGCTGGCCCATGTCTTCGAGGTGCTGGAAAAGCACTATAAGGACATGCAGGACATCGAGTTCACCGTCGAGCGCAACCAGCTCTTCATGCTCCAGACCCGCAGCGGCAAGCGCACCGCCAAGGCCGCGCTGAAGATCGCGGTGGAGATGGTGCAGGAAGGCCTGATCGACGAAAAGGAAGCCATCCTGCGCGTCGATCCCATGGCGCTGGACCAGCTTCTCCACCCCGCGCTCGACCCCAAGGCCGTGCGTGACAATCTGGGCAAGGGCCTGCCCGCCTCGCCGGGCGCGGCCAATGGCATCATCGCTCTGGACGCCGACACCGCCCAGCAGTGGGCCGAGCGCGGCGAGAACGTCATCCTCGTCCGCGTCGAAACCAGCCCCGAGGATATCGCGGGCATGCATGCCGCGCGCGGCGTGCTAACGGCCCGCGGCGGCATGACCAGCCACGCCGCCGTGGTGGCGCGCGGCATGGGCCGCCCCTGCGTCTCGGGCATGGGCACGCTCTCGATCGACAATGCCAGCCGCACGCTGCGCTTCGGCGCGCGCATGCTGAAGGAAGGCGATGTCATCACCATCGACGGCAGCACCGGCGACGTCTTCGCGGGCGCCGTCCCCACCATCGAGCCCGAGCTGGGCGACGATTTCGCCACCCTCATGGGCTGGGCCGACAGGCACCGCCGCATGAAGGTGCGCACCAACGCCGAAACGCCCGAGGACTGCCGCATGGCCCGCGTCTTCGGCGCCGAGGGCATCGGCCTGTGCCGCACCGAGCACATGTTCTTCGACGCCGAGCGCATCCCCTACGTCCGCCAGATGATCCTCGCCGAGGATGAGGCCGGTCGCCGCTCGGCACTGGCGCATCTGCTCCCCGCCCAGCGCGAGGACTTCCGCGCCATCTTCAAGATCATGGCCGGCCTGCCCGCCACGATCCGCCTGCTCGATCCGCCGCTTCACGAATTCCTGCCGCATGGCGACAATGAATTCGCCGAACTGTCCGAAGCCATCGGCATCGGCGTGGAAACGCTGAAGCGCCGCGCGGGCGAACTCCATGAGTTCAACCCCATGCTGGGCCATCGCGGCTGCCGCCTCGCCATCACCTTCCCCGAGATCTACGAGATGCAGGCCCGCGCCATCTTCGAGGCCGCCACGGACGTGGCGCTGGAAAGCGGCGAGGCCATCGTGCCCGAGGTGATGATCCCGCTCGTCGCCACCAAGCGCGAGGTCGAGATCCTGAAAGCGCTGATCGACCGCACCGCCGCCACGGTCTTCGAGGAAAAGGGCAAGACGCTCGACTATCTCGTCGGCACCATGATCGAGCTGCCCCGCGCCGCGCTGATGGCCGGTGAGATCGCGGAAGAGGCCCGCTTCTTCTCCTTCGGCACCAACGACCTGACGCAGACCACGCTGGGCATCAGCCGTGACGACGCCGCGCGCTTCCTGGGCGCCTATGTCGATCAGGGCATCTACCCGCGTGACCCCTTCGTCAGCCTCGACATCGAGGGCGTCGGCCAGTTGGTTTCGCTGGCCGCCGAGCGTGGCCGCAAGACCCGCCCCGACATCAAGCTGGGCATCTGCGGCGAGCATGGCGGCGATCCGGCCTCCATCGCCTTCTGCGAGGCGACCGGGCTGGATTACGTCTCGGCCTCGCCGTTCCGTGTGCCGATTGCGCGGTTGGCGGCGGCTCAGGCTGCGATCAAGGGGTAA
- the dnaA gene encoding chromosomal replication initiator protein DnaA, which yields MWGGRRAETAGKSKAAPDSAQDQEAIDLAADWADISQGLRKDLGQQLFNQWIRPIQLGGFCKETGTLDLYLPTEFSANWVADRYSDRLTLAWKITRDVRHVRISVHPGRRAMPELRLTRDTAARPANDTPAPRASSLSVGEVASVVTDTLGMASIGLDPSLTFATYVTGTSNVLAANAAQRMAALEQPQFSPLYLKAATGQGKTHLMHAIGHAFLANHPRARIFYCSAERFMVEFVQALRSNQTIEFKARLRGFDLLLVDDIQFIIGKASAQEELLYTIDSLLGEGKRLVFAADRAPQALDGVEQRLLSRLSMGLVADIQPADIELRRSILEHRLARFASPTAVPADVIEFLARTINRNVRELVGGLNKLIAYAQLTGQPVSLALAEDQLTDILSANRKRITIDEIQRTVCQFYRVDRTEMSSKRRARAVVRPRQVAMYLSKVLTPRSYPEIGRKFGGRDHSTVIHAVRLIEDLRTRDADMDGDVRSLLRQLES from the coding sequence GTGTGGGGTGGACGACGCGCCGAAACGGCCGGCAAGAGCAAGGCCGCCCCGGACAGCGCGCAGGATCAGGAGGCGATCGATCTCGCCGCCGACTGGGCCGATATCAGCCAGGGCCTGCGCAAGGATCTGGGACAGCAGCTCTTCAACCAGTGGATCCGTCCGATCCAGCTGGGCGGCTTCTGCAAGGAAACCGGCACGCTCGACCTGTATCTGCCCACCGAATTTTCCGCCAACTGGGTGGCCGACCGCTATTCGGACCGCCTGACGCTGGCCTGGAAGATCACGCGTGACGTGCGCCATGTGCGCATCTCGGTGCATCCGGGCCGCCGCGCCATGCCCGAGCTGCGCCTGACCCGCGACACCGCCGCACGCCCCGCCAATGACACGCCCGCCCCCCGCGCCTCCAGCCTGTCGGTGGGCGAGGTGGCCAGCGTGGTCACCGATACGCTGGGCATGGCCTCGATCGGCCTCGACCCCTCGCTGACCTTCGCGACCTATGTCACCGGCACCTCCAACGTGCTGGCCGCCAATGCCGCCCAGCGCATGGCCGCGCTGGAACAGCCCCAGTTCTCGCCCCTGTACCTCAAGGCCGCGACGGGTCAGGGCAAGACCCATCTGATGCACGCCATCGGCCACGCCTTCCTGGCCAACCATCCGCGCGCCCGCATCTTCTACTGCAGCGCCGAGCGCTTCATGGTCGAGTTCGTGCAGGCTCTCCGCTCGAACCAGACCATCGAGTTCAAGGCCCGCCTGCGCGGCTTCGACCTGCTGCTGGTGGACGATATCCAGTTCATCATCGGCAAGGCCTCGGCGCAGGAGGAATTGCTCTACACGATCGACTCGCTGCTGGGCGAAGGCAAGCGTCTGGTGTTCGCCGCCGACCGCGCGCCCCAGGCGCTGGACGGCGTGGAGCAGCGCCTGCTCTCGCGCCTGTCGATGGGTCTGGTGGCCGATATCCAGCCCGCCGACATCGAGCTGCGCCGCTCGATCCTCGAGCACCGTCTGGCGCGTTTTGCCTCGCCCACGGCGGTTCCTGCCGATGTGATCGAGTTCCTGGCCCGCACCATCAACCGCAATGTGCGCGAGCTGGTCGGCGGCCTCAACAAGCTGATCGCCTATGCCCAGCTGACCGGCCAGCCCGTGTCTCTGGCGCTGGCCGAGGACCAGTTGACGGACATCCTGTCGGCCAACCGCAAGCGCATCACCATCGACGAGATCCAGCGCACCGTCTGCCAGTTCTACCGCGTGGACCGCACCGAGATGTCGTCGAAGCGCCGCGCGCGCGCCGTGGTGCGGCCGCGTCAGGTGGCAATGTATCTGTCGAAGGTGCTGACGCCGCGTTCCTATCCCGAGATCGGGCGCAAGTTCGGCGGGCGTGACCACTCGACGGTGATCCACGCCGTGCGCCTGATCGAGGATCTGCGCACGCGGGACGCCGATATGGATGGGGATGTGCGGTCGCTGTTGAGGCAGCTGGAAAGCTGA
- the rpsT gene encoding 30S ribosomal protein S20: MANTPQARKRLRRNEKRAEINGARVSRIRTFVKKVESAIAGGDKTAAAEALHAAQPELARGVARGVMHKNTASRKLSRLTKAVAAL, from the coding sequence ATGGCCAATACGCCGCAAGCCCGCAAGCGTCTCCGTCGCAACGAGAAGCGCGCAGAGATCAATGGTGCCCGCGTGTCGCGCATCCGCACCTTCGTGAAGAAGGTCGAGAGCGCCATCGCCGGTGGTGACAAGACCGCCGCCGCCGAAGCCCTGCACGCCGCCCAGCCCGAGCTGGCCCGTGGTGTTGCCCGCGGCGTGATGCACAAGAACACCGCCAGCCGCAAGCTGTCGCGCCTGACCAAGGCTGTCGCGGCGCTGTAA